One genomic window of Halolamina sediminis includes the following:
- a CDS encoding PHP-associated domain-containing protein: protein MHVKMLDGRVVERAKARGIDVLVYAPHFTRLPEIREQAERHSDDELLVVPGREIFTGNWQNRRHLLAVGLSDPVPDFISFEGALSELADQGAALCVPHPTLLNVSLGRPEIRAYADHIDAVESYNAKSLPHVNERAKRVAEETGLSTFGSSYAHLRGTVGEAWTEFDTAIESEADLVEALVSSVDRQVVHRSGPRHRFWNLAEFAHLGYENSWGKIDRLFLSGTEPTHPDHIAYDGRFDDVSVY, encoded by the coding sequence ATGCACGTCAAGATGCTCGACGGGCGGGTCGTCGAGCGGGCGAAAGCCCGGGGGATCGACGTGCTCGTGTACGCACCCCACTTCACGCGACTGCCGGAGATCCGCGAGCAGGCCGAGCGACACAGCGACGACGAGCTGCTGGTCGTGCCGGGGCGGGAGATTTTCACGGGCAACTGGCAGAACCGCCGCCACCTGCTCGCGGTGGGGCTCTCCGATCCGGTGCCGGACTTCATCTCTTTCGAGGGCGCGCTCTCGGAGCTCGCCGACCAGGGCGCCGCGCTCTGTGTCCCCCACCCGACGCTGCTGAACGTCAGCCTCGGCCGGCCGGAGATCCGTGCCTACGCCGACCACATCGACGCCGTCGAGAGCTACAACGCCAAATCGCTCCCTCACGTCAACGAACGGGCCAAACGCGTCGCCGAGGAGACCGGACTGTCCACGTTCGGCTCGTCGTACGCCCACCTCCGGGGCACCGTCGGCGAGGCGTGGACCGAGTTCGACACTGCCATCGAGAGTGAGGCTGACCTCGTCGAAGCGTTGGTCTCCAGCGTCGACCGACAGGTCGTCCACCGCTCGGGGCCGCGGCATCGCTTCTGGAACCTCGCAGAGTTCGCCCACCTGGGCTACGAGAACTCGTGGGGGAAGATCGACCGCCTGTTCCTCTCCGGCACCGAGCCCACTCACCCCGACCACATCGCGTACGACGGGCGGTTCGACGACGTCTCGGTCTACTGA
- a CDS encoding metal-dependent hydrolase, with the protein MDKKGHVLNAVLLAIGVGYVLEPSGDVSTFVAIAEVSLPLVLGALFPDVDTAFGKHRKTLHNLPILGIALAYPYFFGNLNFVWAGILSHYVLDMLGSRRGIALFYPFWSEEFGSPTGVTTTSKYADVVTIVVTLLEVAVFAAFVHLLPQYLPPGLELSGLGMIGGQ; encoded by the coding sequence ATGGACAAGAAGGGTCACGTGCTCAACGCCGTCCTGCTGGCGATCGGCGTCGGGTACGTCCTCGAACCGTCGGGCGACGTGTCGACGTTCGTCGCGATCGCGGAGGTGTCGCTCCCGCTGGTGTTGGGTGCGCTGTTCCCGGACGTCGACACCGCGTTCGGCAAACACCGCAAGACGCTGCACAACCTCCCGATCCTCGGGATCGCGCTGGCGTATCCCTACTTCTTCGGTAACCTCAACTTCGTCTGGGCGGGGATCCTGAGTCACTACGTGCTCGACATGCTGGGGAGCAGGCGGGGGATCGCGCTGTTCTACCCGTTCTGGAGCGAGGAGTTCGGCTCGCCGACGGGCGTGACGACGACCAGCAAGTACGCCGACGTGGTCACGATCGTCGTCACGCTGCTCGAGGTCGCCGTGTTCGCGGCGTTCGTCCACCTGCTGCCCCAGTATCTCCCGCCCGGACTGGAGCTCAGCGGGCTCGGGATGATCGGCGGTCAGTAG
- a CDS encoding DUF7565 family protein, which translates to MSRWNCGIAGCGREFDGPEAVIVHQTTEHQRHECKVCGTIVPEGYFAIRHAFDEHTRAEYVRAYDADGSDVRVREGIKETIEENADLQRVVDELNGNSG; encoded by the coding sequence ATGAGCCGCTGGAACTGCGGGATCGCCGGCTGTGGCCGCGAGTTCGACGGTCCCGAGGCCGTGATCGTCCACCAGACGACCGAACACCAGCGTCACGAGTGTAAGGTGTGTGGCACCATCGTCCCCGAGGGGTACTTCGCGATCCGCCACGCGTTCGACGAACACACCCGCGCGGAGTACGTCCGCGCCTACGACGCCGACGGGAGCGACGTACGCGTCCGCGAGGGAATCAAGGAGACCATCGAGGAGAACGCAGACCTCCAGCGCGTCGTCGACGAGCTCAACGGCAACTCGGGGTAG
- a CDS encoding tubulin/FtsZ family protein yields MKTVLVGVGQAGGKVATALAEFDDEMGFHAVRDAIAVNSAKTDLRDIPLDTVLVGQDVVKGHGVGGDNELGAEVMANDAEEVMSELSGKIGSETEAIFVIAGLGGGTGSGGAPVLAKELSRVYDTPVYAIGILPGRDEGSLYQANAGRSLKTLAREADATILIDNDAWRETGDSVAEGMAAINENIARRIGLLLAAGEPVEDRSLGLGGGGLDRDVAQSVVDTSEVINTLRSGGLAAVGYAESEASEDPDENVNVVTSTTRKALLSGTSLPGASEADAALLVVAGQPDSLSRKGVERARSWVEEETGSMEVRGGDFPLDTGRISSLVLMSGVERSDRVQEFMDRAADAQADSHDRTEGQRKRDAAETFQNDELDDLL; encoded by the coding sequence ATGAAGACGGTCCTCGTTGGCGTCGGTCAGGCGGGCGGGAAGGTGGCGACAGCGCTGGCCGAGTTCGACGACGAGATGGGGTTCCACGCGGTGCGGGACGCCATCGCCGTCAACAGCGCGAAAACGGACCTCCGTGACATCCCGCTGGACACGGTGTTGGTCGGGCAGGACGTGGTGAAGGGCCACGGCGTCGGCGGCGACAACGAACTCGGTGCGGAGGTGATGGCGAACGACGCCGAGGAGGTGATGAGCGAGCTGAGCGGGAAGATCGGCTCCGAGACCGAGGCGATCTTCGTGATCGCGGGGCTCGGCGGCGGCACTGGCTCCGGCGGCGCGCCAGTGCTCGCGAAGGAGCTGAGCCGGGTGTACGACACGCCCGTCTACGCGATCGGTATCCTCCCCGGCCGCGACGAGGGGTCGCTCTATCAGGCCAACGCGGGCCGATCGCTCAAGACGCTCGCCCGCGAGGCCGACGCGACGATCCTGATAGACAACGACGCCTGGCGCGAGACGGGCGACAGCGTCGCCGAGGGGATGGCGGCGATCAACGAGAACATCGCCCGCCGGATCGGCCTCCTACTCGCCGCGGGCGAGCCCGTCGAGGACCGCTCGCTCGGACTGGGCGGCGGCGGGCTCGACCGCGACGTGGCCCAGAGCGTCGTCGACACCAGCGAGGTGATCAACACCCTCCGCTCGGGCGGGCTCGCGGCAGTGGGATACGCCGAGTCCGAGGCCAGCGAGGACCCCGACGAGAACGTCAACGTCGTCACGAGCACGACCCGGAAGGCGCTGCTCAGCGGCACGAGCCTGCCGGGGGCGAGCGAGGCCGACGCCGCACTGCTGGTCGTCGCCGGTCAGCCCGATTCGCTCTCACGAAAGGGCGTCGAACGTGCCCGCTCGTGGGTGGAGGAGGAGACCGGCAGCATGGAGGTCCGCGGTGGCGACTTCCCGCTCGACACCGGCCGGATCTCGTCGCTCGTCCTGATGAGCGGCGTCGAGCGCTCCGACCGCGTCCAGGAGTTCATGGATCGCGCCGCCGACGCGCAGGCCGACTCCCACGACCGAACCGAGGGCCAGCGCAAGCGCGACGCCGCCGAGACGTTCCAGAACGACGAACTCGACGATCTGCTCTGA
- the ftsZ gene encoding cell division protein FtsZ: MDSIVEEAIDEAEGEGGEGPDAAAEEETSPETDETPSSGKMTDEQLQDVLQDLKTNITVVGCGGAGGNTVNRMHEEGIHGAKLVAANTDVQHLVSIEADTKILMGKEKTQGRGAGSLPQVGEEAAIESQEEIKESIAGSDMVFVTAGLGGGTGTGSAPVVAKAAQAAGALTISIVTTPFTAEGEVRRTNAEAGLERLRDVSDTVIVVPNDRLLDAVGKLPVKQAFKVSDEVLMRSVKGITELITKPGLVNLDFADVRTVMEKGGVAMIGLGESDTDDKAEDSVQSALRSPLLDVDISGANSALVNVTGGSDMSIGEAEGVVEEIYDRIDPDARIIWGTSVDEEIEGRMRTMIVVTGVESPQIYGGGEAAQRGPSPDQIQDVN, encoded by the coding sequence ATGGACTCTATCGTAGAGGAGGCAATCGACGAGGCCGAAGGCGAGGGCGGCGAGGGGCCCGACGCCGCGGCCGAGGAGGAGACCAGCCCGGAGACCGACGAGACGCCGTCGTCCGGGAAGATGACCGACGAGCAGCTCCAGGACGTTCTGCAGGACCTCAAGACCAACATCACCGTGGTCGGCTGTGGCGGCGCCGGCGGCAACACCGTCAACCGCATGCACGAGGAGGGGATCCACGGCGCGAAGCTGGTCGCCGCGAACACTGACGTCCAGCATCTCGTCTCTATCGAGGCCGACACGAAGATCCTGATGGGCAAGGAGAAAACGCAGGGTCGCGGCGCGGGCTCGCTCCCGCAGGTCGGCGAGGAGGCCGCCATCGAGTCCCAGGAGGAGATCAAGGAGTCGATCGCCGGCTCGGACATGGTGTTCGTCACCGCCGGGCTCGGCGGCGGCACCGGGACGGGTTCGGCGCCCGTCGTCGCCAAGGCCGCACAGGCCGCCGGCGCGCTGACGATCTCGATCGTCACCACCCCCTTCACCGCGGAGGGTGAGGTCCGGCGCACCAACGCCGAGGCCGGCCTCGAACGGCTGCGCGACGTCTCCGACACCGTGATCGTCGTGCCGAACGACCGCCTCCTCGACGCGGTGGGCAAACTGCCCGTCAAGCAGGCGTTCAAGGTGTCCGACGAGGTGCTGATGCGCTCGGTCAAGGGGATCACCGAGCTCATCACCAAGCCCGGGCTGGTGAACCTCGACTTCGCCGACGTTCGCACCGTGATGGAGAAAGGCGGCGTCGCGATGATCGGGCTCGGCGAGTCCGATACCGACGACAAGGCCGAGGACTCGGTGCAGTCCGCCTTGCGGTCGCCGCTGTTGGACGTGGACATCTCCGGCGCCAACTCGGCGCTGGTCAACGTCACCGGTGGGTCGGACATGTCCATCGGCGAGGCCGAGGGCGTCGTCGAGGAGATCTACGACCGCATCGACCCCGACGCCCGCATCATCTGGGGCACCTCCGTCGACGAGGAGATCGAGGGCCGGATGCGCACGATGATCGTCGTGACCGGGGTGGAGTCCCCCCAGATCTACGGCGGCGGCGAGGCCGCCCAGCGCGGCCCCTCCCCCGACCAGATTCAGGACGTGAACTGA
- a CDS encoding transcription elongation factor Spt5, which produces MPIYAVKTTASQEETVADMIASKEMPEIHAVLAPDSLTSYVMVEAEDDSIIERVLDEIPHANGIVPGTSSMTEVEHFLSPTPDVEGIAEGDIVELIAGPFKGEKAQVQRIDEGKDQVTVELYEATVPIPVTVRGDQIRVLDSEER; this is translated from the coding sequence ATGCCGATCTACGCCGTCAAGACCACCGCGAGCCAGGAGGAGACCGTCGCGGACATGATCGCCTCGAAGGAGATGCCCGAGATCCACGCCGTGCTGGCGCCGGACTCGCTGACCTCCTACGTGATGGTCGAGGCCGAGGACGACTCGATCATCGAGCGCGTGCTCGACGAGATCCCCCACGCCAACGGGATCGTGCCGGGCACGTCGTCGATGACCGAGGTCGAGCATTTCCTCTCGCCGACCCCCGACGTGGAGGGAATCGCCGAGGGCGACATCGTCGAACTGATCGCCGGCCCGTTCAAGGGCGAGAAGGCGCAGGTCCAGCGCATCGACGAGGGGAAGGATCAGGTGACGGTCGAGCTGTACGAGGCGACGGTCCCGATCCCGGTCACGGTCCGCGGGGATCAGATCCGCGTGCTGGACTCCGAGGAACGGTAG
- a CDS encoding shikimate dehydrogenase: MDVYGLIGRPVEHSLSPPMHEAGYEARSLDARYVTLEPDPDRIDEAVTGADAIGIAGLNVTVPFKRDVLPHVEPTPTAEAVGAVNTITFGGEGAPEGHNTDVEGVVRAFAHHDVEIEGQSAVVVGAGGAGRAATYALADAGADTFVANRTVERAEALAADFAELGVDAGGLAALDERVPEADILVNATSVGMDDLDSSPVPAHVLHEDLAVLDAVYSPLRTKLLRDAAAAGAGTVDGAWMLLYQGVAAFERWTGVDAPVAAMNEALRDRL; this comes from the coding sequence ATGGACGTCTACGGGCTGATCGGGCGGCCGGTCGAACACTCGCTCTCGCCGCCGATGCACGAGGCCGGCTACGAGGCGCGCTCGCTGGACGCGCGGTACGTCACGCTCGAACCGGACCCCGATCGGATCGACGAGGCCGTCACCGGCGCCGACGCGATCGGTATCGCCGGGCTCAACGTCACGGTCCCGTTCAAGCGGGACGTACTCCCCCACGTCGAGCCGACCCCGACCGCCGAGGCGGTCGGCGCCGTGAACACGATCACGTTCGGGGGCGAGGGCGCTCCCGAGGGGCACAACACCGACGTCGAGGGCGTCGTCCGCGCGTTCGCGCACCACGACGTCGAAATCGAGGGGCAGTCAGCGGTCGTCGTCGGGGCGGGCGGCGCGGGGCGGGCAGCTACCTACGCGCTGGCCGACGCTGGCGCCGACACGTTCGTCGCCAACCGAACGGTCGAGCGTGCCGAGGCGCTCGCGGCCGACTTCGCGGAACTCGGCGTCGACGCCGGCGGGCTTGCGGCACTCGACGAACGCGTCCCCGAGGCCGATATCCTCGTCAACGCGACCAGTGTCGGAATGGACGACCTCGACTCGTCGCCCGTGCCCGCGCACGTCCTTCACGAGGATCTGGCGGTCCTCGACGCGGTGTACTCTCCGCTCCGGACCAAGCTCCTGCGGGACGCCGCCGCTGCGGGCGCCGGGACCGTCGACGGTGCGTGGATGCTGCTGTACCAAGGCGTCGCCGCGTTCGAGCGGTGGACCGGGGTCGACGCGCCGGTGGCGGCGATGAACGAGGCGCTCCGGGATCGCCTCTGA
- a CDS encoding HD domain-containing protein, with product MRSKAEDEEIERAMQYLVHAFESSGDNPKPVILHSTRVGMDLYDRGYEEHVVVAGFLHDLLEDTDVTADEIRSTFGETVAEIVEAASFDESIDDYLERCYDIYERCFESGRGAVAVKAADLLDNSDYYHLGESEELRADQIEKMRYFIDRSEPYIGEDGIHRELEEKLPVVKERIESRER from the coding sequence ATGAGGAGCAAAGCGGAGGACGAGGAGATCGAACGGGCTATGCAGTATCTGGTGCACGCCTTCGAGTCATCGGGTGACAACCCGAAGCCAGTGATACTCCACAGCACGAGGGTGGGGATGGATCTCTACGACAGGGGGTACGAGGAGCACGTCGTCGTCGCGGGCTTCCTCCACGACCTGCTCGAAGATACGGACGTAACCGCCGACGAGATCCGTTCGACGTTCGGCGAGACCGTCGCGGAGATCGTGGAGGCCGCCAGCTTCGACGAGAGCATCGACGACTATCTGGAGCGGTGCTACGATATCTACGAGCGGTGTTTCGAGTCGGGGAGGGGCGCGGTGGCAGTCAAAGCCGCGGACCTCCTCGACAACAGTGATTACTACCACTTGGGCGAGTCCGAGGAGCTGCGAGCGGACCAGATCGAGAAGATGCGATACTTCATAGATCGGTCCGAGCCGTACATCGGCGAGGACGGGATACATCGGGAGCTCGAGGAGAAGCTCCCGGTCGTGAAGGAACGGATCGAGAGCCGCGAACGCTGA
- a CDS encoding CinA family protein: MREYAVDPPVEERIGDALREIDATVAVAESCTGGLIGSLLTDVPGSSDYFDRSVVTYSYDAKLQELAVSRESLDDHGAVSAPVAEQMAAGVRDTAGTTFGLSTTGIAGPEGGSKEKPVGTVFIGRSYAADWGTGGSDTEVSRHVFDGGRTEIKEQIARKALALLLEDARDLSER, translated from the coding sequence ATGCGTGAGTACGCTGTCGACCCGCCGGTCGAGGAACGCATCGGCGACGCGCTGCGGGAGATAGACGCCACAGTCGCCGTCGCCGAGTCCTGTACGGGGGGACTGATCGGCTCGCTGCTGACCGACGTACCGGGCTCCTCGGACTACTTCGATCGCTCGGTCGTGACCTACTCCTACGACGCCAAACTCCAGGAGTTGGCCGTTTCCCGGGAGAGCCTCGACGACCACGGCGCCGTCTCGGCGCCCGTCGCCGAGCAGATGGCCGCGGGCGTGCGCGACACCGCGGGAACGACGTTCGGGCTCTCGACCACCGGGATCGCCGGCCCCGAGGGCGGGAGCAAGGAGAAGCCCGTCGGGACGGTGTTCATCGGTCGCTCGTACGCCGCCGACTGGGGCACCGGCGGCTCCGACACCGAGGTCTCCCGGCACGTGTTCGACGGCGGCCGGACCGAGATCAAAGAGCAGATCGCCCGAAAGGCGCTGGCGCTGTTGCTGGAGGACGCTCGGGACCTGTCGGAACGCTGA
- a CDS encoding HNH endonuclease, which translates to MRLWVLNTLPAHWARCRDGPQDPTHHPERHLGHPWHGIPSGGRAPDPRDLTPGEDLFVVRQTGGVGVSGIWTFEEARRVENQAAVPDVWRDHDGEMREYEWFLHCRGAPELTVEPPMREDFGGSFPFHHSKLTGTAIAMRGDDRAAYVNALLDHGVSEAAEQRLRDALELSATGSVRSADAEPPERTEYATTRTIRDTKLSEMTKELYDHRCQLCGDRRESRDGSAYAEAHHVKPLGAPHRGPDSAANLLVLCPNHHADFDYGRVRVDPESLVVEHAFDDEVDGTVLTVDADHDLDPEHLAYHSERIADF; encoded by the coding sequence ATGCGACTCTGGGTGCTCAACACGCTCCCCGCCCACTGGGCGCGCTGTCGCGACGGGCCACAGGACCCCACACACCACCCCGAGCGACACCTCGGCCACCCGTGGCATGGCATCCCGTCGGGCGGTCGCGCCCCGGATCCGCGCGACCTCACGCCGGGCGAGGACCTGTTCGTCGTCCGGCAGACCGGCGGCGTCGGCGTCTCGGGCATCTGGACGTTCGAGGAGGCACGCCGCGTCGAGAATCAGGCCGCGGTTCCGGACGTGTGGCGCGATCACGACGGCGAGATGCGGGAGTACGAGTGGTTTCTCCACTGTCGAGGGGCGCCCGAACTGACCGTCGAACCGCCGATGCGCGAGGATTTCGGCGGCTCGTTCCCGTTCCACCACTCGAAACTGACCGGAACGGCGATCGCGATGCGGGGCGACGACCGCGCGGCGTACGTGAACGCGCTGCTCGACCACGGGGTCTCCGAGGCCGCCGAACAGCGGCTCCGTGACGCGCTGGAGCTGTCGGCGACGGGGAGCGTTCGGTCGGCCGACGCCGAGCCGCCCGAGCGGACCGAGTACGCCACGACGCGGACGATCCGCGATACGAAGCTCTCCGAGATGACGAAGGAGCTGTACGACCACCGGTGTCAGCTCTGTGGCGACCGTCGCGAGAGCCGCGACGGGAGCGCGTACGCGGAGGCCCACCACGTCAAACCGCTGGGGGCGCCCCACCGCGGCCCCGACAGCGCGGCGAACCTCCTCGTGCTCTGCCCGAACCACCACGCGGACTTCGACTACGGCCGTGTCCGGGTCGACCCCGAGTCGCTCGTCGTCGAGCACGCCTTCGACGACGAGGTCGACGGAACCGTCCTGACCGTCGACGCCGACCACGACCTCGATCCCGAGCACCTCGCGTACCACAGCGAACGGATCGCCGACTTCTGA
- a CDS encoding D-aminoacyl-tRNA deacylase, which produces MTIGIVVSRADTASLHIGEQLLAQGDWTKHEDDERPDAEGGGTYYRDGPFELREFDELHIELDDPAPAFSEEPRLLVFVSRHSGETGALLTGHFTGNFGEAEYGGEDGDLAAAAPSALSAYVEALAAHAPEGYDVAIEGTHHGPTAIDTPSMFAELGSDEEQWDDPEGARAVAQAVLSLRGVAAHRDRQIVGIGGGHYAPRFGRVLRETPWAVGHIASDWQLEELGHPRDEDARAVLEAAFERSGATHALFDGDQPEVADAIEDLGYRIVSETWVRTVDDRPLALARALESSVATVDEGLRFGAHVPDDPEDWEKVSLPDELLATAQNVDGEATRDAVRESTVAFDTIESGTRANGEAAVPNADAYDELIDDLAAILRAEYEEVAVDDDAVVAREEAFDPEKAQKLGVPEGPKMGMLSSGESVEVSDEVIPPSAVLSQREKEFPI; this is translated from the coding sequence ATGACTATCGGGATCGTGGTGTCACGGGCCGACACCGCCTCGCTCCACATCGGGGAGCAGCTGCTCGCGCAGGGGGACTGGACCAAACACGAGGACGATGAGCGACCGGACGCCGAGGGCGGCGGGACGTACTACCGGGACGGGCCGTTCGAACTCCGGGAGTTCGACGAGCTCCACATCGAACTCGACGACCCCGCGCCGGCGTTCAGCGAGGAGCCCCGCCTGCTGGTGTTCGTCTCCCGGCACTCCGGCGAGACGGGCGCGCTGCTGACGGGGCACTTCACGGGGAACTTCGGCGAGGCGGAGTACGGCGGGGAAGACGGCGACCTTGCTGCAGCCGCACCGAGCGCACTCTCGGCGTACGTCGAGGCGCTCGCCGCTCACGCGCCGGAGGGGTACGACGTGGCGATCGAGGGGACCCACCACGGGCCGACCGCGATCGACACACCGTCGATGTTCGCGGAGCTCGGGAGCGACGAGGAGCAGTGGGACGACCCCGAGGGCGCCCGCGCGGTCGCGCAGGCGGTGCTCTCGCTGCGCGGGGTGGCGGCCCACCGCGACCGCCAGATCGTCGGGATCGGCGGCGGCCACTACGCCCCGCGGTTCGGCCGCGTGCTTCGCGAGACGCCGTGGGCGGTCGGCCACATCGCCAGCGACTGGCAACTGGAGGAACTGGGCCACCCGCGGGACGAGGACGCCCGGGCGGTGCTCGAGGCGGCGTTCGAGCGCAGCGGCGCCACCCACGCACTGTTCGACGGCGACCAGCCCGAGGTCGCCGACGCGATCGAGGATCTCGGCTACCGGATCGTGAGCGAGACGTGGGTCCGGACCGTCGACGACCGCCCGCTGGCGCTGGCCCGGGCGCTGGAGTCCTCGGTCGCGACCGTCGACGAGGGGCTCCGGTTCGGCGCCCACGTCCCCGACGATCCGGAGGACTGGGAGAAGGTGAGCCTCCCCGACGAGCTGCTCGCGACGGCCCAGAACGTCGACGGCGAGGCGACGCGTGACGCGGTCCGGGAGTCGACCGTCGCGTTCGACACGATCGAGAGCGGGACCCGGGCAAACGGCGAGGCAGCGGTGCCCAACGCCGACGCGTACGACGAACTGATCGACGACCTCGCGGCGATCCTGCGGGCGGAGTACGAGGAGGTAGCCGTCGACGACGACGCCGTCGTCGCGCGGGAGGAGGCGTTCGACCCCGAGAAAGCGCAGAAACTGGGCGTGCCGGAAGGCCCGAAGATGGGGATGCTGTCGAGCGGCGAGTCCGTCGAGGTCAGCGACGAGGTGATCCCCCCGTCGGCGGTGCTGAGTCAGCGTGAGAAGGAGTTCCCGATCTGA
- a CDS encoding protein translocase SEC61 complex subunit gamma yields MDVKYDLSEYVRVLKLASTPEWEEFSMVAKISGAGIFLIGFLGFLMFAIMSFVPGAVPGGA; encoded by the coding sequence ATGGACGTCAAATACGACCTCTCGGAGTACGTGCGCGTGCTCAAGCTCGCGAGCACTCCCGAGTGGGAGGAGTTCTCGATGGTCGCCAAGATCTCCGGCGCCGGCATCTTCCTGATCGGCTTCCTCGGGTTCCTGATGTTCGCGATCATGAGCTTCGTGCCGGGCGCGGTCCCGGGTGGTGCGTAG
- a CDS encoding helix-hairpin-helix domain-containing protein, producing MVLRKIKRLLGLGADEGDGRSERDVTVQDRSDADAETEAAAKGTDESSDTTADDGDEVESVDEAIDEAEPDDEPVAADTDADASTESLVDEEIAQDEPAGRAEPAEAAGPGAEDETTDVDETGADVEEEAEAADDAPSVDEIKGIGPAYSERLAEIDIVTVADLRGADAEEVAERTTAPEGTVQKWIDRANEYE from the coding sequence ATGGTACTCCGGAAGATCAAACGGCTCCTCGGGCTGGGTGCCGACGAGGGCGACGGTCGGTCCGAGCGCGACGTGACGGTGCAGGATCGCTCCGACGCCGACGCCGAGACCGAGGCGGCGGCGAAGGGCACCGACGAATCGAGCGACACGACTGCCGACGACGGCGACGAGGTCGAGAGCGTCGACGAGGCGATCGACGAGGCCGAACCGGACGACGAGCCCGTCGCCGCCGACACCGACGCGGACGCGTCGACGGAGTCGTTGGTCGACGAGGAGATCGCACAGGACGAGCCCGCCGGACGCGCCGAACCGGCGGAGGCGGCCGGCCCGGGTGCCGAGGACGAGACCACCGACGTCGACGAGACGGGCGCGGACGTCGAGGAGGAAGCCGAGGCAGCCGACGACGCCCCCTCGGTCGACGAGATCAAGGGGATCGGCCCGGCGTACTCCGAGCGACTGGCCGAAATCGACATCGTGACGGTCGCCGACCTCCGGGGCGCCGACGCCGAGGAAGTCGCCGAGCGGACGACGGCGCCGGAGGGGACGGTCCAGAAGTGGATCGACCGCGCGAACGAGTACGAGTGA
- a CDS encoding DUF7310 family coiled-coil domain-containing protein, with the protein MPDSDETLERRLAAVERALDGEQRDPARSNSEDDAIESRIETLESRVDELEAAVQSVRGFLGGVSAVNESVEQRADAAVAAVERLERRLDGSEDADDALDARGGSEDSGGIPPTVGDGSNAEAHSNTENGSSSDESTESGLRERLRELR; encoded by the coding sequence ATGCCCGACAGCGACGAGACGCTGGAACGACGGCTCGCGGCCGTCGAACGCGCACTCGACGGGGAACAGCGTGATCCGGCGCGGAGCAACAGCGAGGACGACGCGATCGAGTCCCGTATCGAGACGCTCGAATCCAGAGTCGACGAGCTCGAGGCCGCGGTACAGTCGGTCAGGGGGTTCCTCGGCGGCGTCTCCGCGGTGAACGAGTCGGTCGAGCAGCGTGCCGACGCCGCCGTCGCGGCGGTCGAACGCCTGGAACGACGCCTCGACGGAAGCGAGGACGCGGACGACGCTCTCGACGCCCGAGGAGGTAGTGAGGACTCAGGCGGGATACCGCCGACAGTCGGCGACGGGAGTAACGCCGAGGCTCACAGCAATACCGAGAACGGGAGTAGCAGCGACGAATCTACCGAGTCGGGGCTGCGCGAGCGCCTCCGGGAGCTCCGGTGA